In one Thunnus maccoyii chromosome 12, fThuMac1.1, whole genome shotgun sequence genomic region, the following are encoded:
- the LOC121908041 gene encoding myosin-7-like, with product MGDAAMAEFGPAAPFLRKSDKERLEAQTRPFDMKRECFVPDPEVEYVKATISSRDGDKVTADTEFGKTVTVKECDVHPQNPPKFDKIEDMAMFTFLHEPAVLFNLKERYAAWMIYTYSGLFCVTVNPYKWLPVYNQEVVVAYRGKKRSEAPPHIFSISDNAYQYMLADRENQSILITGESGAGKTVNTKRVIQYFASIAAVPGGKKDAASEKKGTLEDQIIQANPALEAFGNAKTIRNDNSSRFGKFIRIHFDNRGKLASADIETYLLEKSRVTYQLKAERDYHIFYQILSQQKPELLEMLLITNNPYDYAFISQGETTVTSINDSEELMATDDAFDVLGFTQEEKNSIYKLTGAIMHYGNMKFKQKQREEQAEADGTEDADKVAYLMGLNSADLIKGLCHPRVKVGNEWVTKGQNVAQVYYAIGALSKSVYEKMFLWMVVRINQSLDTKQPRQYFIGVLDIAGFEIFDFNTFEQLCINFTNEKLQQFFNHHMFVLEQEEYKKEGIEWVFIDFGMDLQACIDLIEKPMGIMSILEEECMFPKASDATFKAKLYDNHLGKSNNFQKPRIVKGKPEAHFSLVHYAGTVDYNINNWLVKNKDPLNETVVGLFQKSNLKLLANLFAGYAGAESAQEGGGKGKGAKKKGSSFQTVSALHRENLNKLMTNLRSTHPHFVRCIIPNETKTPGAMENPLVMHQLRCNGVLEGIRICRKGFPNRILYGDFKQRYRILNPNAIPEGQFIDNKKAAEKLLGSLDIDHEQYKLGHTKVFFKAGLLGQLEEMRDDRLALIITGIQARSRGLLARIEFQKIVERRDALLVIQWNVRAFMGVKNWPWMKMYFKIKPLLKSAETEKEMANMKEEFLKLKEAYAKSEARRKELEEKMVSLLQEKNDLQLQVQTEQDNLCDAEERCEGLIKSKIQLEAKLKELTERMEDEEEMNAELTAKKRKLEDECSELKKDIDDLELTLAKVEKEKHATENKVKNLTEEMAALEEIIAKLTKEKKALQEAHQQTLDDLQSEEDKVNTLTKAKAKLEQQVDDLEGSLEQEKKVRMDLERAKRKLEGDLKLSQESIMDLENDKQQLEEKLKKKDFEISQTNGKLEDEQSMNAQLQKKLKELQARIEELEEELEAERAARAKVEKQRADLARELEEISERLEEAGGATAAQIEMNKKREAEFQKLRRDLEESTLQHEATAATLRKKQADTVADLGEQIDNLQRVKQKLEKEKSELRLELDDVVSNMEQLVKSKNNLEKMTRSLEDQMNEYKTKADEGQRTINDFTMQKAKLQTENGELARQLEEKDSLVSQLTRGKQSYTQQIEDLKRQLEEEVKAKNALAHAVQSARHDCDLLREQYEEEQEAKAELQRSMSKANSEVAQWRTKYETDAIQRTEELEEAKKKLAQRLQDAEEAVEAVNAKCSSLEKTKHRLQNEIEDLMVDVERSNAAAAALDKKQRNFDKVLAEWKQKYEESQTELESSQKEARSLSTELFKLKNSYEESIEHLETMKRENKNLQEEISDLTEQIGEGGKSIHELEKIRKQLEQEKSDIQTALEEAEASLEHEEGKILRAQLEFNQVKADIERKLAEKDEEMEQAKRNQQRIVDTLQSSLEAETRSRNEALRLKKKMEGDLNEMEIQLSQANRQAAEAQKQLKSVHTHLKDAQLQLDDSLRATDDLKENIAIVERRNNLLQAEVEELRSGLEQTERGRKLAEQELLDVSERVQLLHSQNTSLLNQKKKLESDTAQFQTEVEDALQECRNAEEKAKKAITDAAMMAEELKKEQDTSAHLERMKKNMEQTIKDLQHRLDEAEQIAMKGGKKQVQKLESRIRELESEVELEQRKSSEAVKGVRKYERRIKELTYQTEEDRKNLSRLQDLVDKLQLKVKSYKRNAEEAEEQANSHLGKFRKLQHELDEAEERADIAESQVNKLRAKSRDAGSKKGHDEE from the exons ATGGGTGATGCAGCCATGGCGGAGTTTGGGCCTGCGGCTCCTTTTCTTAGGAAGTCAGATAAGGAGCGTCTAGAAGCCCAAACTCGTCCATTTGACATGAAGAGGGAGTGCTTTGTTCCTGACCCTGAGGTTGAGTACGTCAAAGCAACCATCAGTAGTCGTGATGGTGACAAAGTCACTGCAGACACTGAGTTTGGAAAG ACTGTCACAGTGAAGGAGTGTGATGTACACCCTCAGAATCCACCAAAGTTTGATAAAATTGAAGACATGGCGATGTTCACCTTCCTCCATGAGCCAGCTGTGCTATTTAACCTCAAAGAACGTTATGCAGCATGGATGATCTAC ACCTACTCTGGGCTGTTCTGTGTGACTGTCAACCCCTACAAGTGGCTGCCAGTCTACAACCAAGAGGTGGTTGTTGCCtacagaggaaagaagaggagtgAAGCTCCTCCACATatcttctccatctctgacaATGCCTACCAGTACATGTTGGCAG acagagaaaaccAGTCAATCCTTATCAC CGGAGAATCTGGTGCTGGAAAGACTGTCAACACCAAGCGTGTCATTCAGTACTTTGCCAGCATTGCTGCTGTCCCAGGTGGGAAAAAAGATGCAGCTTCTGAAAAGAAg gGCACCCTGGAGGATCAAATCATTCAGGCTAACCCCGCTCTGGAGGCCTTTGGTAATGCAAAGACCATCAGGAATGACAACTCCTCCAGATTT GGTAAATTCATCAGAATTCATTTTGACAACCGAGGAAAGCTGGCCTCTGCTGATATTGAGACTT ACCTTCTTGAAAAGTCCCGTGTGACTTATCAGCTCAAAGCTGAGAGGGACTACCACATTTTCTACCAGATCTTGTCTCAGCAAAAGCCTGAACTTCTGG AAATGCTGCTTATCACCAACAATCCCTACGACTACGCTTTCATCTCTCAAGGAGAGACAACAGTGACCTCAATCAATGATTCTGAAGAGCTGATGGCCACTGAT GATGCCTTCGATGTGCTGGGCTTCACTCAGGAAGAGAAGAACAGTATTTACAAGTTGACTGGTGCCATCATGCATTATGGTAACATGAAGTTTAAGCAGAAGCAGCGAGAAGAGCAGGCAGAGGCTGATGGCACTGAAG ATGCTGACAAAGTAGCTTATCTGATGGGCCTGAACTCTGCTGACCTCATCAAAGGTCTCTGTCATCCAAGAGTCAAAGTAGGAAATGAGTGGGTCACCAAGGGACAAAATGTTGCTCAG GTCTACTATGCTATTGGTGCACTGTCTAAGTCAGTGTATGAGAAGATGTTTCTGTGGATGGTAGTCCGTATTAACCAATCCCTGGACACCAAGCAGCCTCGCCAGTATTTCATTGGTGTACTGGACATCGCTGGATTTGAGATCTTTGAT TTCAACACCTTTGAGCAGCTGTGCATCAACTTCACCAATGAAAAACTGCAACAGTTTTTCAACCACCACATGTTTGTACTGGAACAGGAAGAGTACAAGAAAGAGGGCATTGAATGGGTTTTCATAGATTTTGGTATGGACTTGCAGGCCTGTATTGATCTGATTGAAAAG CCCATGGGTATCATGTCCATCCTTGAAGAGGAGTGCATGTTCCCCAAAGCCAGTGATGCTACCTTTAAAGCTAAACTCTATGACAACCACCTGGGAAAATCCAACAACTTCCAGAAGCCTAGAATTGTCAAAGGGAAACCAGAAGCTCATTTCTCCCTCGTTCATTATGCTGGAACTGTTGATTATAATATCAACAACTGGCTGGTGAAGAACAAGGATCCTCTGAATGAGACTGTTGTCGGTCTTTTCCAGAAGTCTAATCTCAAGCTTTTAGCCAACCTTTTTGCCGGGTATGCAGGAGCTGAGTCAG CTCAGGAGGGTGGTGGGAAGGGCAAAGGTGCCAAGAAGAAAGGCTCCTCCTTCCAAACTGTatcagctttgcacagg GAGAACCTGAACAAGCTGATGACCAACTTGAGGTCTACTCACCCTCACTTTGTGCGCTGCATCATCCCCAATGAGACCAAGACTCCTGGGGCCATGGAGAACCCTCTGGTGATGCACCAGCTGCGCTGTAACGGTGTGCTGGAAGGCATCAGGATTTGCAGAAAGGGCTTCCCCAACAGAATCCTCTATGGAGATTTCAAACAGAG ATACCGTATTTTGAATCCTAATGCCATTCCTGAGGGACAGTTCATCGACAACAAGAAGGCTGCTGAGAAACTGTTGGGTTCTCTGGATATTGACCATGAGCAGTACAAACTGGGGCACACCAAG GTGTTCTTCAAAGCTGGACTTCTGGGTCAGCTAGAGGAGATGCGAGATGACCGATTAGCTCTAATCATCACTGGCATCCAAGCTCGGTCACGAGGCCTTCTAGCAAGAATTGAATTCCAGAAGATTGTTGAACGCAG GGATGCACTACTTGTGATCCAGTGGAACGTCCGTGCCTTCATGGGGGTCAAAAATTGGCCCTGGATGAAGATGTACTTCAAGATCAAACCTCTGCTGAAATCAGCAGAGACTGAGAAGGAGATGGCCAACATGAAGGAAGAATTCCTGAAGTTGAAAGAAGCTTATGCAAAGTCTGAAGCTCGTAGGAAGGAACTAGAGGAGAAAATGGTTTCTCTTCTCCAAGAGAAGAATGACCTGCAGCTCCAAGTTCAAACT GAACAAGATAATCTGTGTGACGCAGAAGAAAGATGCGAGGGCCTGATCAAGAGCAAGATTCAGCTAGAGGCAAAACTCAAAGAGCTGACAGAAAGaatggaggatgaagaggagatgaATGCTGAACTCACCGCTAAGAAGAGGAAGCTGGAGGACGAGTGCTCTGAGCTGAAGAAAGACATAGATGACTTAGAGTTGACTCTGGCTAAAGTGGAAAAAGAGAAGCATGCCACTGAAAACAAG GTAAAAAACCTGACTGAGGAAATGGCTGCTTTGGAGGAAATAATTGCAAAGTTGACCAAGGAAAAGAAAGCCTTACAGGAGGCTCATCAGCAAACGCTAGATGACCTGCAGAGTGAAGAAGACAAAGTCAACACTCTGACCAAGGCCAAGGCTAAGCTGGAGCAGCAAGTGGATGAT CTTGAAGGGTCCCTAGAGCAAGAGAAGAAAGTGCGTATGGACCTTGAGAGAGCAAAGCGGAAGCTTGAAGGAGACCTGAAGTTATCCCAAGAGAGTATCATGGACCTCGAAAATGACAAGCAGCAACTTGAAGAGAAGCTGAAAAA GAAAGATTTTGAAATTAGCCAAACCAATGGCAAACTAGAGGATGAACAGTCGATGAATGCACAGCTCCAGAAAAAATTGAAGGAGTTGCAG GCCCGCATcgaggagctggaggaagagCTTGAGGCAGAGCGAGCTGCCAGAGCTAAGGTGGAAAAGCAGAGAGCAGACTTGGCaagagagctggaggagatcAGCGAGAGGCTGGAGGAGGCTGGTGGAGCAACAGCTGCCCAGATTGAGATGAACAAGAAGAGGGAGGCTGAGTTCCAGAAACTCCGCAGAGACCTTGAAGAGTCCACTCTGCAGCATGAAGCCACTGCTGCTACACTGAGGAAGAAACAAGCTGACACTGTTGCTGACCTGGGGGAGCAGATTGACAACCTGCAGAGAGTCAAGCAGAAactggagaaggagaagagtGAGCTCAGACTGGAACTGGATGATGTGGTCTCCAATATGGAACAGCTTGTGAAGTCTAAG AATAATTTGGAGAAAATGACCAGGTCTCTGGAAgaccaaatgaatgaatataaaacaaaagcagatgaGGGACAGCGTACCATTAATGACTTCACCATGCAGAAGGCAAAGCTTCAGACTGAGAATG GTGAACTTGCAAGGCAGCTTGAGGAAAAGGATTCCCTAGTGTCTCAACTCACCAGAGGAAAACAGTCCTACACTCAACAAATTGAAGACCTTAAAAGACAACTGGAGGAGGAAGTCAAG GCCAAGAATGCATTAGCACATGCAGTGCAGTCTGCTCGCCATGACTGTGACCTGCTCAGGGAGCAGTatgaggaggagcaggaggccAAGGCTGAACTGCAGCGCAGCATGTCCAAGGCCAACTCTGAGGTGGCTCAGTGGAGAACTAAGTATGAAACTGATGCCATCCAGAGGACCGAGGAACTGGAGGAGGCCAA AAAGAAGCTGGCTCAGCGTCTGCAGGATGCTGAGGAGGCAGTTGAAGCAGTGAATGCTAAATGTTCTTCTCTGGAGAAGACCAAACACAGACTGCAGAATGAGATTGAAGATCTCATGGTGGATGTGGAGAGGTCtaacgctgctgctgctgctctggacAAGAAGCAAAGAAACTTTGACAAG GTCTTGGCAGAATGGAAACAGAAGTATGAGGAGTCTCAAACAGAGCTGGAGAGCTCTCAGAAGGAAGCCAGGTCTCTGAGCACTGAGCTCTTCAAACTGAAGAACTCCTATGAGGAATCTATCGAGCATCTGGAGACcatgaagagagagaacaagaactTACAAG AGGAAATATCTGACCTCACTGAACAAATTGGTGAGGGTGGAAAGAGTATTCATGAGCTTGAGAAGATTCGAAAGCAGTTGGAACAGGAGAAGTCTGACATTCAAACAGCTCTGGAAGAGGCAGAG GCCTCTTTGGAACATGAGGAAGGAAAGATTCTTAGAGCCCAGCTAGAGTTCAATCAGGTGAAGGCTGACATTGAGCGAAAGCTGGCCgagaaagatgaagagatggagcAAGCAAAGAGAAACCAACAGCGAATTGTGGATACTCTTCAGAGCTCTCTTGAGGCAGAGACTCGCAGCAGGAATGAGGCCCTCCGTTTGAAAAAGAAGATGGAGGGAGACCTCAATGAGATGGAGATCCAGCTAAGCCAGGCCAACAGGCAGGCGGCCGAGGCCCAGAAACAACTTAAATCTGTTCATACACATCTTAAg GATGCCCAGCTCCAGCTTGATGACTCTCTTCGAGCCACTGATGATTTGAAGGAAAACATTGCAATTGTTGAGAGACGCAACAATCTGCTTCAGGCTGAGGTGGAGGAACTCAGGTCTGGTCTTGAACAAACTGAGAGAGGTCGCAAACTTGCTGAGCAAGAGCTGCTGGATGTTAGTGAGAGGGTGCAGCTACTGCACTCACAG AACACAAGTTTGCTAAACCAAAAGAAGAAACTGGAGTCTGATACAGCCCAGTTTCAGACAGAAGTAGAAGATGCATTGCAGGAGTGCAGAAATGCTGAAGAGAAGGCCAAGAAGGCCATTACTGATGCTGCCATGATGGCAGAGGAGCTGAAGAAAGAGCAGGACACCAGCGCTCACCTGGAGCGTATGAAGAAGAACATGGAGCAAACCATCAAAGACCTGCAGCACCGTCTGGATGAAGCTGAACAGATTGCCATGAAGGGAGGCAAGAAGCAAGTGCAGAAGCTTGAGTCCAGG ATCAGAGAACTGGAAAGTGAAGTAGAGCTTGAACAAAGAAAGTCCAGCGAAGCTGTCAAAGGAGTGCGAAAATATGAGAGAAGAATCAAAGAGTTGACCTATCAA acagaagaGGATCGTAAGAATCTTTCCCGACTGCAAGATCTGGTAGACAAGCTACAGCTGAAAGTCAAATCCTACAAGAGAAACGCAGAGGAGGCT GAGGAACAGGCCAATTCTCATCTGGGCAAGTTCCGTAAGCTTCAACACGAGCTTGATGAAGCTGAAGAAAGAGCTGACATTGCTGAGAGCCAGGTCAACAAGCTACGTGCCAAGAGCCGTGATgcggggtcaaag AAAGGACATGATGAGGAATGA